A window of the Parabacteroides merdae ATCC 43184 genome harbors these coding sequences:
- a CDS encoding M16 family metallopeptidase, translated as MEKDYFSHILPNGLRIVHLPSASPVSYCGFAVNAGTRDEEMDEFGLAHFVEHMIFKGTEKRKSWHILNRMENVGGELNAYTTKEETFVYSIFMEEHFRRAFELLSDLVFHSQFPEQEIEKEVDVILDEINSYEDSPSELIFDEFENLLFDGHALGHNILGDEQSLLGFGSESGKSFMRRFYAPENMVFFSMGRIPFKKIVQMAESTLSDIAFPMAARNRTAPGELLPVSRQIHKDTHQAHVLIGGRAYSMHDEKRLPLFLLNNLLGGPGMNNRLNVSLREKNGLVYNVESNVTSYTDTGLASIYFGTDPKNKEKAIRLVYKELAKLREVKLTATQLAAAKKQVIGQLGVSGDNREGLFLGLGKSFLHYNRYDTLPEVFAKVEKLTAGEIREVANEIFAPERLFSLIYQ; from the coding sequence ATGGAAAAAGATTACTTCTCACATATTTTACCGAACGGTTTGCGTATCGTACATCTTCCTTCTGCATCCCCGGTGTCGTATTGCGGGTTTGCCGTGAATGCCGGGACACGGGATGAGGAAATGGATGAATTTGGCTTGGCTCACTTTGTCGAACACATGATATTCAAGGGGACGGAAAAGCGTAAGTCCTGGCATATCCTGAATCGGATGGAGAATGTGGGAGGGGAGCTGAACGCCTATACCACAAAGGAGGAGACTTTCGTCTATTCTATTTTTATGGAAGAGCATTTCCGGAGGGCTTTCGAACTGCTGTCCGACCTGGTGTTCCATTCGCAGTTCCCGGAGCAGGAGATCGAGAAGGAGGTGGATGTGATCCTGGACGAAATCAATTCATACGAGGACAGCCCTTCGGAACTGATCTTCGATGAATTCGAGAATTTGCTGTTCGACGGACATGCGTTGGGACATAACATCTTGGGGGACGAGCAGTCGCTGCTCGGTTTCGGCAGCGAGTCCGGCAAGTCGTTTATGAGGCGGTTCTATGCCCCCGAAAATATGGTGTTCTTCTCGATGGGCCGGATTCCGTTCAAGAAGATCGTGCAGATGGCGGAAAGCACCCTGTCGGATATCGCTTTCCCGATGGCGGCACGTAACCGGACGGCACCCGGCGAGCTCCTTCCCGTCAGCCGCCAGATACACAAGGATACCCATCAGGCGCATGTGCTGATCGGGGGACGGGCATACAGCATGCACGATGAGAAACGCCTGCCGTTGTTCTTGCTGAATAACCTCTTGGGAGGGCCGGGCATGAACAACCGTTTGAATGTCTCTCTCCGGGAAAAGAACGGGCTTGTCTATAACGTCGAATCGAACGTGACTTCTTATACCGATACGGGGCTGGCAAGCATCTACTTCGGGACTGATCCGAAGAACAAGGAGAAGGCGATCAGGCTTGTTTACAAGGAACTGGCGAAGCTGCGTGAGGTGAAGCTGACCGCGACCCAGTTGGCGGCGGCCAAGAAGCAGGTGATCGGACAATTGGGCGTCTCCGGCGATAATCGGGAAGGCTTGTTTTTGGGGCTGGGTAAGAGCTTTCTCCATTATAACCGCTACGACACCCTGCCGGAAGTCTTCGCCAAGGTGGAGAAGCTGACCGCCGGAGAGATACGAGAGGTCGCCAACGAGATCTTTGCACCTGAACGGTTGTTCAGTCTGATCTACCAATAA
- a CDS encoding SIS domain-containing protein encodes MINEAISSILQQEAEAVRNIPITDGYEEAVTLIVKHVHELGGNLITSGMGKAGQIAMNIATTFCSTGTPAYFLHPSEAQHGDLGIVRKNDVMLLISNSGKTRELLELVELTRGLVPEMQFIVITGNPDSPLAAEATICLPTGAPKEVCPLGLTPTTSTTVMTVIGDLLVVGTMKRINFGYPDYAKRHHGGYLGSKSREQCKTVNK; translated from the coding sequence ATGATAAACGAAGCAATCTCATCCATTCTGCAACAGGAAGCTGAAGCAGTACGCAATATTCCGATAACCGACGGCTATGAAGAGGCTGTGACACTCATTGTGAAACATGTACACGAACTCGGAGGGAATCTGATCACCAGCGGTATGGGAAAAGCAGGACAGATCGCCATGAACATCGCGACCACCTTCTGTTCGACCGGCACGCCTGCCTACTTCCTGCATCCCAGCGAAGCACAACACGGCGACCTCGGCATCGTCCGCAAGAACGATGTCATGCTGCTCATCTCCAACTCCGGCAAGACACGCGAACTGCTCGAACTGGTGGAGCTGACACGCGGTCTCGTACCGGAGATGCAGTTTATCGTTATCACCGGCAACCCCGACAGCCCGCTGGCAGCCGAAGCGACGATCTGCCTGCCGACCGGTGCGCCGAAAGAAGTGTGTCCTTTAGGCCTCACCCCCACCACATCGACCACGGTCATGACGGTGATAGGCGACCTGTTGGTAGTCGGCACCATGAAACGCATCAACTTCGGCTATCCCGACTATGCCAAACGGCATCACGGCGGTTACCTGGGTTCGAAAAGCCGCGAACAGTGTAAAACCGTAAACAAATAA